From one Halococcus agarilyticus genomic stretch:
- a CDS encoding alpha/beta fold hydrolase → MQTQSTAHVESKRVGVAVDGDSVELRYLAAGQAEADESPIVLLHGIGLDAAGVSWKHLLPQLGRENRVLAPDLPGHGESDAPDIAYTTDYYRDTLQAFLASLDVENVRLVGISMGGALALGHALDGGQVERLVLVDSYGLGRDAPWRPGGYGLLRTPGFDQFLSAGFKSNPAAVAGSLASLTVATSPEFVADVQKSITTDAARALARWQRDEFRASGLKTCYRDRLGELDVPTLLVHGREDPIFPVAWSERAAERIPEASCEIVERCGHWPPREQSEGFNRVVGEFL, encoded by the coding sequence ATGCAAACCCAGTCGACGGCACACGTCGAATCGAAGCGGGTCGGGGTCGCCGTCGACGGAGATTCGGTCGAACTGCGATACCTCGCTGCCGGCCAGGCCGAGGCCGACGAGTCGCCGATCGTCCTGCTCCACGGGATCGGGCTCGACGCCGCAGGAGTCTCGTGGAAACACCTCCTTCCGCAGCTCGGGCGCGAGAACCGCGTGCTCGCGCCCGACTTGCCTGGCCACGGCGAGAGCGACGCGCCGGACATCGCGTACACGACCGACTACTATCGTGACACGCTCCAGGCGTTCCTCGCGTCGCTCGACGTCGAGAACGTTCGTCTCGTCGGTATCTCGATGGGCGGAGCGCTCGCGCTCGGCCACGCACTCGACGGCGGGCAGGTCGAACGGCTCGTCCTCGTGGACAGTTATGGACTGGGACGGGACGCACCGTGGCGGCCAGGCGGGTACGGGCTGCTCCGGACCCCCGGATTCGACCAGTTCCTGAGCGCGGGCTTCAAATCGAATCCGGCTGCCGTCGCGGGCAGCCTCGCGAGCCTCACCGTCGCCACATCACCGGAATTCGTCGCTGATGTCCAGAAGTCGATCACGACGGACGCGGCCAGGGCGCTCGCGCGGTGGCAGCGCGACGAGTTCCGGGCGAGCGGACTCAAGACGTGCTATCGTGACCGCCTCGGTGAACTGGACGTGCCGACGCTGTTGGTCCATGGTCGCGAGGACCCGATCTTCCCCGTCGCGTGGTCCGAGCGGGCCGCGGAGCGGATCCCGGAGGCGAGCTGTGAAATCGTCGAACGGTGTGGACACTGGCCGCCGCGAGAGCAGTCGGAGGGGTTCAATCGTGTCGTCGGCGAGTTCCTCTAG
- a CDS encoding MaoC family dehydratase: protein MSSGSQHDTFAGAWLRGSTQFFEGVLAANRAALAAFGDRESDDTPAEGALAGEERSEWEVDLTEHRRDALSVGDRVRFTKTLSDADVRAFARSSGDTNPLHLDDAYAERTRFGGRIVHGTLASGLISAALARLPGLVVYLSQDVEFQNPVEIGDRATAECEIVEDLGDHRYRIATQVTTDDAIAIDGEAVVLLDEVDD from the coding sequence ATGAGTTCCGGCTCCCAACACGACACGTTCGCGGGCGCGTGGCTCCGCGGCTCGACTCAGTTCTTCGAAGGTGTCCTCGCGGCGAACCGGGCCGCGCTCGCGGCGTTCGGGGATCGCGAGTCGGACGATACGCCGGCCGAGGGCGCGCTGGCCGGCGAGGAGCGCTCGGAGTGGGAGGTCGATCTCACCGAGCACCGGCGCGACGCGCTCTCGGTCGGCGACCGCGTCCGGTTCACGAAAACCCTCTCCGACGCCGACGTCCGGGCGTTCGCGCGATCGAGCGGCGACACCAACCCCCTTCACCTCGATGACGCATACGCCGAACGCACCCGCTTCGGCGGCCGGATCGTCCACGGCACGCTCGCGTCGGGGCTCATCAGCGCCGCACTCGCCCGCCTCCCCGGATTGGTGGTCTACCTCTCTCAGGACGTCGAGTTCCAAAACCCAGTCGAAATCGGCGACCGCGCGACGGCCGAGTGCGAGATCGTCGAGGATCTCGGCGACCACCGCTATCGGATCGCGACGCAAGTCACGACCGACGACGCGATCGCCATCGACGGCGAGGCGGTCGTCCTCCTCGACGAGGTCGACGACTAG
- a CDS encoding poly(R)-hydroxyalkanoic acid synthase subunit PhaE codes for MSEMNPEDVRENWAAMMTEMNDAVANSFEQNMEAQAAFMESWMGAFEGSMPDEETTSEGIEGYERAVDVWMEAAEQMTTRLTAAAEGEDVDVRELRDIWLQSANEAFSEVMGTSAFAAGTGEMVGNLMELQEDVDDLNQDTLEALGFATRDDIDEVGERLVELERRQHEVSKKLDRLLEDE; via the coding sequence ATGAGCGAGATGAACCCGGAGGACGTGCGGGAGAACTGGGCGGCGATGATGACCGAGATGAACGACGCGGTCGCGAACTCGTTCGAGCAGAACATGGAGGCTCAGGCCGCGTTCATGGAGTCGTGGATGGGCGCGTTCGAGGGATCGATGCCCGACGAGGAGACGACGAGCGAGGGGATCGAGGGGTACGAGCGCGCCGTCGACGTCTGGATGGAGGCCGCAGAGCAGATGACCACACGACTGACCGCTGCGGCCGAGGGTGAGGACGTCGACGTGCGAGAGCTCCGTGACATCTGGCTCCAGAGCGCGAACGAGGCGTTCTCCGAGGTGATGGGCACCAGCGCGTTCGCCGCGGGAACGGGGGAGATGGTTGGAAACCTGATGGAGCTCCAGGAGGACGTCGACGACCTGAACCAGGATACGCTCGAAGCGCTCGGCTTCGCCACCCGTGACGACATCGACGAGGTGGGCGAGCGCCTCGTGGAACTCGAACGCCGCCAGCACGAGGTCTCGAAGAAGCTCGACCGGCTGCTGGAGGACGAATGA
- a CDS encoding ferredoxin, with protein MRIEYDRDTCIGMFQCVAEWDGFEADEDEGKAILVDGEERDDNTVVREIPDDAELDAKFAARACPVDAIAVYDDGERIIP; from the coding sequence ATGCGCATCGAGTACGACCGCGACACCTGCATCGGGATGTTCCAGTGCGTCGCCGAGTGGGACGGGTTCGAGGCTGACGAGGACGAAGGCAAGGCGATCCTCGTCGATGGTGAGGAGCGTGACGACAACACCGTCGTCCGCGAGATTCCCGACGATGCGGAGCTTGACGCGAAGTTCGCCGCCCGAGCATGCCCCGTCGACGCCATCGCGGTCTACGACGACGGCGAACGGATCATCCCGTGA
- a CDS encoding ABC transporter substrate-binding protein, translated as MHRRRFLTGAATASALLAGCTSSGSGGDGNASVAGENESTSVASETSTAPVTTTGSAASGTATDAGAENGTETGTQSGTEAGSSYSVSIAPMGEVTFDGVPETWVANNGSWADMGVALGIEPPKAVWLPERYHTQHYDEVPGISVDKSGMQALYSDGVSKEVFYELDGDVHVIDPNFLLNRYKGWEQADVDELRTNVGPFFGNSIFSRGYPWHEDYQYYTLYEAFGKLAKLFQREDRYEQFVTLHDEMQSNLSDVVPSKERERPSVAILWASGNEPETFSPYLIGEGTSFKQWRDLGVRDALAETDVENFHATRSEVDFETLLEIDPEVLLFRGHESQTAEEFRSTVVQFMNEHSTASALTAVENDDVYRGGPLYQGPITNFVMTQRAAEQVYPDRVSGQLYDPERIAPIVNGNGES; from the coding sequence ATGCACCGACGACGATTCCTGACGGGTGCGGCGACGGCGAGCGCACTACTTGCGGGCTGTACCTCCAGCGGAAGCGGTGGCGACGGGAACGCATCCGTCGCGGGCGAGAACGAGTCGACGAGCGTGGCGAGCGAGACGAGCACCGCACCGGTCACGACGACTGGATCGGCCGCGTCCGGTACTGCGACCGACGCCGGGGCCGAGAACGGGACCGAAACGGGCACCCAGAGCGGAACCGAGGCCGGGAGTTCCTACAGCGTCTCGATCGCGCCGATGGGTGAGGTCACGTTCGACGGCGTCCCGGAGACGTGGGTCGCGAACAACGGGAGCTGGGCGGACATGGGGGTCGCACTCGGCATCGAACCCCCCAAGGCGGTATGGCTGCCCGAGCGCTATCACACCCAGCACTACGACGAGGTTCCGGGGATTTCGGTCGACAAGAGCGGGATGCAGGCGCTCTACAGCGACGGCGTGAGCAAGGAGGTGTTCTACGAGCTCGACGGCGACGTCCACGTCATCGACCCCAACTTCCTGCTCAACCGATACAAGGGGTGGGAGCAGGCGGATGTCGACGAGCTCCGCACGAACGTCGGTCCCTTCTTCGGCAACAGCATCTTCTCACGGGGCTACCCGTGGCACGAGGACTACCAGTACTACACGCTCTACGAGGCGTTCGGCAAGCTCGCGAAACTGTTCCAGCGCGAGGACCGCTACGAACAGTTCGTGACGCTCCACGACGAGATGCAGTCGAACCTCTCGGACGTCGTCCCGTCGAAGGAACGCGAGCGTCCGAGCGTGGCGATCCTGTGGGCGTCGGGCAACGAGCCCGAGACGTTCAGCCCGTATCTCATCGGCGAGGGGACCAGCTTCAAGCAGTGGCGCGATCTCGGGGTTCGCGACGCGCTCGCCGAGACCGACGTCGAGAACTTTCATGCGACCCGCTCGGAAGTCGACTTCGAGACTCTCCTCGAAATCGATCCCGAAGTGTTGCTGTTCCGGGGCCACGAGAGTCAGACCGCCGAGGAGTTCCGGAGCACCGTCGTCCAGTTCATGAACGAGCACTCGACGGCGAGCGCGCTGACCGCCGTCGAGAACGACGACGTCTACCGCGGTGGCCCGCTGTACCAGGGACCGATCACGAACTTCGTCATGACCCAGCGCGCCGCAGAGCAGGTCTACCCCGACCGCGTCTCCGGTCAGCTGTACGATCCCGAGCGCATCGCGCCCATCGTCAACGGAAACGGTGAATCGTGA
- the cgi121 gene encoding KEOPS complex subunit Cgi121 has product MELVEGRATVEDVDGFVARLGTIGDEHGCAIQAFDARYIVSRGHLERALELADRARARDEAVARDRGVEILLYAAGRRQIERALELGVDAGEGPVVVLVAADDDETSDERAAAAAVAERLDTARILDETDTLDGFDEARVCEFFGIGDAELAATRAGLDALVGERVALLDVEK; this is encoded by the coding sequence GTGGAACTCGTCGAGGGGCGGGCAACGGTCGAGGACGTCGACGGATTCGTCGCGAGGCTCGGCACGATAGGCGACGAGCATGGCTGTGCAATCCAGGCGTTCGACGCGCGCTACATCGTCTCGCGCGGCCACCTCGAACGCGCGCTCGAACTGGCCGATCGGGCGCGGGCGCGCGACGAGGCGGTCGCGCGCGACCGCGGGGTCGAGATACTGCTGTACGCCGCCGGCCGCCGCCAGATCGAACGCGCGCTCGAACTGGGGGTCGACGCGGGCGAGGGGCCAGTCGTCGTACTCGTCGCGGCCGACGACGACGAGACGAGCGACGAACGGGCGGCCGCGGCGGCGGTTGCGGAGCGACTCGACACCGCTCGCATCCTCGACGAGACCGACACGCTCGACGGGTTCGACGAAGCGCGAGTGTGTGAGTTCTTCGGAATCGGCGATGCCGAACTCGCGGCCACGCGCGCGGGACTCGACGCCCTAGTCGGCGAGCGGGTCGCGCTGCTCGACGTCGAGAAGTGA
- a CDS encoding type 1 glutamine amidotransferase: MTRPRIALLDPSTNSDTRRNFRRELDADLAEFAARDGVPDTFAFDGAVVPGSRASVYWDEPWIDPLVEWVGTAVERDIPVLGVCFGHQVLAAALGGTVEDMGSYEIGYRDVEVDDDPLFAGVESPATVFTTHSDTVTELPSEAEQIAENDYGVHGFRVGNAVGVQFHPEYDPATAREVASGKDLPDERIDRVLDGITETNYAAACEAKTLFANFTESVREVRDGGGTAARPGEAADD; the protein is encoded by the coding sequence ATGACGCGGCCACGCATCGCCCTGCTCGACCCCTCGACGAACTCGGACACCAGGCGCAACTTCCGCCGGGAGCTCGACGCCGACCTCGCGGAGTTCGCGGCCCGCGACGGCGTGCCCGACACGTTCGCGTTCGACGGCGCGGTCGTCCCCGGATCGCGCGCGTCGGTGTACTGGGACGAGCCGTGGATCGATCCCCTCGTCGAGTGGGTCGGGACGGCCGTCGAGCGCGATATACCCGTCCTTGGGGTGTGTTTCGGTCACCAAGTGCTCGCGGCCGCGCTCGGCGGCACCGTCGAGGACATGGGGAGCTACGAGATCGGCTATCGCGACGTCGAGGTGGACGACGATCCGCTGTTCGCGGGGGTCGAGAGCCCCGCCACCGTGTTCACCACCCACTCCGACACCGTAACCGAACTCCCGTCCGAGGCCGAACAGATCGCCGAAAACGACTACGGCGTCCACGGGTTCCGGGTCGGGAACGCGGTCGGCGTGCAGTTCCATCCCGAGTACGACCCGGCGACCGCGCGGGAGGTCGCCAGCGGGAAGGACCTTCCCGACGAGCGCATCGATCGGGTGCTCGATGGGATCACCGAGACGAACTACGCGGCGGCGTGCGAGGCCAAGACGCTGTTCGCGAACTTCACCGAGTCGGTCCGCGAGGTGCGCGACGGCGGGGGGACGGCGGCGCGGCCTGGCGAAGCGGCCGACGACTGA
- a CDS encoding nuclear transport factor 2 family protein: MNPPEAARSYYAAIDEDRYDDLADLLAAEFVHQRPDRTFEGRETFVAFMRDDRPRTDTTHELDGVYVAENENDPTRGGEVAVRGRLLDADDDRLFAFVDVHTVEIGSVVRIRTYTD, from the coding sequence ATGAACCCGCCCGAGGCCGCGCGGTCGTACTACGCCGCCATCGACGAGGACCGATACGACGATCTCGCCGACCTGCTCGCTGCCGAGTTCGTCCACCAGCGACCCGACCGCACGTTCGAGGGGCGCGAGACGTTCGTCGCGTTCATGCGCGACGACCGTCCCCGCACCGACACGACCCACGAACTCGATGGGGTCTACGTTGCCGAGAACGAGAACGACCCGACCCGCGGGGGCGAGGTCGCCGTCCGCGGGCGATTGCTCGATGCGGACGACGACCGACTGTTCGCGTTCGTCGACGTTCACACCGTCGAGATCGGATCGGTCGTCCGCATCCGCACCTACACCGACTGA
- the phaC gene encoding class III poly(R)-hydroxyalkanoic acid synthase subunit PhaC, translating into MSDRGAAFNPFTTALDAQRRSFEAAAEAVEKTTVAPEQLNQMLSVEVGETPSEVVYTENKLELLHYEPRTDEQHDVPILVIYALINKPFILDLQPDRSVIRRLLEAGFDVYMIDWNEPSRLDQHLTLDDYVNRYIDNCVDEVRERSGQDAINVLGYCMGGTMSAMYAALHPEKVRNLGLMAAGLCFDDTGGVLELWGGEEFFSPDELRATYGNAPAEMLDVGFALMDPVSNYVSKYVRLYDNLDNDDFVENFGRMERWLSEGIDVAGATFAQFVENIYQDNKLYANELYLGNEHVDLGNIDMPVLQITGEYDHLIPSETSKPFNDVITSDDTAIIEYPTGHIGLSVSGSSHENVWPQVCEWFEERSQLDADAAEIEIEDASEAANEAVSNQEPTSTDETTGGDAAASGSDGSTVETVSGIGDTYADRLRGAGIETVADLAAADVATVADAAEVSESRASEWIDQAS; encoded by the coding sequence ATGAGCGATCGCGGCGCGGCGTTCAACCCGTTCACGACGGCGCTCGATGCCCAGCGCCGGAGCTTCGAAGCGGCCGCCGAGGCGGTCGAGAAGACCACGGTCGCGCCCGAACAGCTGAACCAGATGCTCTCGGTCGAGGTGGGAGAGACGCCGAGCGAGGTGGTCTACACCGAGAACAAGCTCGAACTCCTCCACTACGAGCCCCGGACCGACGAGCAGCACGACGTGCCGATCCTCGTGATCTACGCGCTGATCAACAAGCCGTTCATCCTCGACCTCCAGCCCGATCGGTCGGTGATCCGCCGGCTGCTGGAGGCGGGCTTCGACGTCTACATGATCGACTGGAACGAGCCATCCAGGCTCGATCAGCACCTCACGCTCGACGATTACGTGAATCGGTATATCGACAACTGCGTCGACGAGGTCCGCGAGCGCTCGGGCCAGGATGCGATCAACGTGCTGGGCTACTGCATGGGCGGCACGATGTCGGCGATGTACGCCGCGCTCCACCCCGAGAAGGTCCGGAATCTGGGGCTGATGGCCGCCGGACTCTGTTTCGACGATACTGGCGGCGTACTCGAACTCTGGGGCGGCGAGGAGTTCTTCTCGCCCGACGAACTCCGGGCGACCTACGGCAACGCGCCCGCCGAGATGTTGGACGTCGGGTTCGCGCTGATGGATCCCGTCTCGAACTACGTCTCGAAGTACGTCCGCCTGTACGACAACCTCGACAACGACGACTTCGTGGAGAACTTCGGCCGGATGGAGCGGTGGCTCTCGGAGGGGATCGACGTCGCGGGCGCGACGTTCGCCCAGTTCGTCGAGAATATCTATCAGGACAACAAACTCTACGCCAACGAGCTCTATCTGGGGAACGAGCACGTCGATCTCGGCAACATCGACATGCCCGTGCTCCAGATCACCGGCGAGTACGACCACCTCATCCCCTCGGAGACGAGCAAACCGTTCAACGACGTCATCACCAGCGACGACACCGCGATCATCGAGTATCCGACGGGCCACATCGGCCTCTCGGTCTCGGGCAGCTCCCACGAGAACGTCTGGCCCCAGGTCTGCGAGTGGTTCGAGGAGCGATCACAGCTCGACGCCGACGCCGCCGAAATCGAAATCGAGGACGCGAGCGAGGCGGCCAACGAAGCAGTCAGCAATCAGGAACCGACCAGCACCGACGAGACGACCGGCGGGGATGCGGCCGCCAGCGGTAGCGACGGGTCCACCGTCGAAACCGTCTCGGGGATCGGCGACACCTACGCCGACCGGCTCCGTGGGGCGGGGATCGAGACGGTCGCCGATCTCGCGGCCGCCGACGTCGCGACCGTCGCCGACGCTGCCGAGGTATCCGAGAGCCGCGCCAGCGAGTGGATCGATCAGGCGTCCTGA
- a CDS encoding ATP-dependent DNA helicase: protein MNVSALSGVPEWLPDHLQAEGIEELYPPQAAAVDAGVTEGESLVASVPTASGKTLVAELAMCASVARGGKALYIVPLRALAGEKRAEFEAFEEYGLSVGVSTGNYESDGEWLATCDIIVATSEKVDSLVRNDAPWIDDLSCVVSDEVHLVDDGHRGPTLEVTLAKLRQRNQGLQVVALSATIGNPEILAEWLDAELVDSTWRPIDLKKGVHYGQAIHLEDGEQHELGVRDGEKPTAAIVRDTLADGGSTLVFVNSRRNAEAAARRLADTVEGELTDEERERLATVAAEIRDVSDTETSEDLASAVERGAAFHHAGLASDHRTLVEDAFRERALKVVSATPTLAAGVNTPSRRVVVRDWRRYDGEAGGMKPLSTLEVHQMCGRAGRPGLDPYGEALLLANSHDELDELFDRYIWTEPEPVRSKLAAEPALRTHLLATVASGFASSRSGLLEFLDRTLYATQTDESGRLERVADDMLDYLVVNDFLERDGEDLQATSLGHTVSRLYLDPMSAAEIVDGLRAADDRPSALGLYHLASRTPDMYELYLRSGDSEEYTMLAHERETELLGSVPSEFEDRWEDWLSALKTARMLEDWASELDEGEITDRYGIGPGDLRGKVDTAEWLLSAAERLAGELGLEWAPAVREARTRVQHGIQSELIDLAGVRGVGRKRARRLFETGIETRADLRNADKPVVLGALRGRRKTAENVLDNVGRADSSMEGVEPSGSVTVESGGSSDREDQSSLGEF, encoded by the coding sequence ATGAACGTCTCGGCGCTGTCGGGCGTCCCCGAGTGGCTGCCCGATCATCTACAAGCAGAGGGGATCGAGGAGCTCTACCCCCCACAGGCGGCAGCGGTCGATGCGGGCGTCACGGAGGGCGAGAGTCTGGTCGCGAGCGTCCCGACCGCGAGCGGGAAGACCCTCGTCGCCGAACTCGCGATGTGTGCGAGCGTCGCACGTGGCGGGAAAGCGCTCTACATCGTCCCGCTGCGCGCGCTCGCGGGCGAGAAGCGCGCGGAGTTCGAGGCTTTCGAGGAGTACGGGCTCTCCGTGGGGGTCTCCACGGGGAACTACGAGTCCGACGGCGAGTGGCTCGCGACGTGTGACATCATCGTCGCCACGAGCGAGAAGGTCGACTCGCTGGTGCGCAACGACGCCCCCTGGATCGACGACCTCTCCTGTGTGGTGAGCGACGAGGTCCACCTCGTCGACGACGGCCATCGCGGTCCCACGCTCGAAGTCACGCTCGCGAAGCTCCGCCAGCGAAATCAGGGGTTGCAGGTCGTGGCGCTCTCGGCGACGATCGGCAACCCCGAGATCCTCGCCGAATGGCTCGACGCCGAACTCGTCGACTCGACGTGGCGACCGATCGACCTCAAAAAAGGTGTCCACTACGGCCAGGCCATTCATTTAGAGGACGGCGAACAGCACGAGCTCGGAGTCAGAGACGGCGAGAAGCCGACCGCCGCGATCGTGCGCGACACGCTCGCTGATGGGGGATCGACGCTCGTGTTCGTCAATTCGCGGCGCAACGCCGAGGCGGCGGCGCGGCGGCTCGCCGACACGGTCGAAGGGGAACTCACCGACGAGGAACGCGAGCGACTCGCCACGGTGGCCGCCGAGATCAGGGACGTGAGCGACACCGAGACCAGCGAGGACCTCGCGAGCGCGGTCGAACGCGGCGCGGCCTTCCACCACGCGGGGCTCGCGAGCGACCACAGAACCCTTGTCGAGGACGCCTTCCGCGAGCGCGCGCTCAAAGTCGTCTCCGCGACGCCGACCCTCGCCGCCGGGGTCAACACACCGAGCCGGCGGGTCGTGGTCCGGGACTGGCGGCGCTACGACGGCGAGGCGGGTGGGATGAAACCCCTCTCGACGCTCGAAGTCCACCAGATGTGTGGCCGGGCGGGTCGGCCAGGCCTCGATCCCTACGGCGAGGCACTCCTGCTCGCGAACAGCCACGACGAACTCGACGAACTCTTCGACCGGTATATCTGGACCGAACCCGAACCCGTCCGCTCGAAGCTCGCCGCCGAGCCTGCCCTTCGTACTCATCTCCTCGCCACCGTGGCGTCGGGCTTTGCGAGTTCGCGATCCGGGTTGCTGGAGTTCCTCGACCGGACACTCTACGCGACCCAGACCGACGAGAGCGGCCGGCTGGAGCGCGTTGCGGACGATATGCTCGATTACCTCGTGGTGAACGACTTTCTGGAGCGTGATGGGGAGGACCTTCAGGCCACGTCGCTCGGCCACACCGTCTCGCGGCTCTACCTCGATCCGATGAGCGCCGCCGAGATCGTCGACGGGCTCCGCGCGGCCGACGACCGTCCGAGCGCGCTCGGGCTGTACCACCTCGCAAGCCGGACGCCGGACATGTACGAGCTCTACCTCCGCTCGGGCGACAGCGAGGAGTACACCATGCTCGCCCACGAGCGCGAGACGGAGCTTCTGGGGAGCGTGCCGAGCGAGTTCGAGGACCGCTGGGAGGACTGGCTCTCGGCGCTCAAAACCGCGCGCATGCTCGAAGACTGGGCGAGCGAGCTCGACGAGGGCGAGATCACCGACCGCTACGGGATCGGACCGGGCGATCTCCGCGGGAAGGTCGACACCGCGGAGTGGCTGCTCTCCGCTGCGGAGCGACTCGCCGGCGAACTCGGTCTGGAGTGGGCACCCGCGGTCAGGGAGGCCAGAACCCGTGTCCAGCACGGCATCCAGTCCGAACTGATCGATCTCGCGGGCGTGCGCGGCGTCGGCCGCAAGCGCGCTCGCCGGCTCTTCGAGACGGGGATCGAGACCCGCGCCGACCTCCGCAACGCTGACAAGCCCGTCGTGCTGGGCGCACTCCGCGGTCGACGGAAGACTGCCGAGAACGTCCTCGACAACGTCGGCCGGGCCGATTCTTCGATGGAGGGTGTCGAGCCCTCGGGATCGGTGACCGTCGAAAGTGGTGGGTCGAGCGATCGTGAGGATCAGTCGAGCCTTGGTGAGTTCTGA
- a CDS encoding ABC transporter substrate-binding protein, with product MTGRDTTRPTRRAYLRASAIVGGGLLAGCVGSSGNANSDAENGSQDGGNSSVNADNTSGGSASDGAGTNADTNATAGGSGSYTATMAPMGDVEFDSVPQSAFVIFPQYADMAVALGHGDAVNSVYVPEMSGTTMNHYYDRLDGVSFDWQGLPDPLSDGLAKEQLYSLGSDVHLADPAHAATNDDWSQADVEEVGANVAPWFGNFYSGTHAEPPASYRDSYQYYGLWELFGKVAQVFQEHQRYEALASVHRNLRSTIEDRLPPKNERPTAVRVTLSEGSFYTYHLNKPGYWLADTRPLGANDAFADEDWSDLWGTVGYETMLEADPDVILHLWGLTPNYDMAAVRSQLADHAVGSQLSAVQNDRVYPAGMRYQGPIMNLFQLEMGAKQLYPEQFGEWPEYTDGNPYPEIPGDEQLFDRDRVARIVTGDR from the coding sequence GTGACCGGCCGCGACACCACGCGGCCGACACGACGCGCGTATCTCAGAGCCAGTGCGATCGTCGGCGGTGGGCTGCTCGCCGGCTGTGTCGGCAGTTCCGGAAACGCCAACTCGGATGCGGAAAACGGCAGTCAGGACGGCGGCAACAGCAGTGTGAACGCCGACAACACCAGCGGCGGTTCCGCGAGTGACGGAGCGGGGACGAACGCCGATACGAACGCCACCGCCGGCGGTAGCGGGAGCTACACCGCGACGATGGCTCCGATGGGAGACGTCGAGTTCGATTCCGTGCCCCAGAGCGCCTTCGTGATCTTCCCGCAGTACGCCGACATGGCGGTCGCGCTCGGTCACGGCGACGCCGTGAATTCGGTCTACGTGCCCGAGATGTCCGGCACGACGATGAACCACTACTACGACCGGCTCGACGGCGTCTCCTTCGACTGGCAGGGGCTCCCGGACCCGCTGAGCGACGGCCTCGCCAAGGAGCAGCTCTACAGCCTCGGCAGCGACGTCCATCTCGCCGACCCCGCACACGCCGCCACCAACGACGACTGGAGCCAGGCCGACGTCGAGGAGGTCGGGGCGAACGTCGCGCCGTGGTTCGGGAACTTCTACAGCGGAACGCACGCCGAACCGCCGGCGTCGTACCGTGATTCGTACCAGTACTACGGACTCTGGGAGCTGTTCGGCAAGGTCGCCCAGGTGTTTCAGGAACACCAGCGCTACGAGGCGCTCGCGTCCGTCCACCGGAACCTCCGATCGACGATCGAGGACCGACTCCCGCCGAAGAACGAGCGCCCGACCGCCGTCCGCGTCACCCTCAGCGAGGGGTCGTTCTACACCTACCATCTCAACAAGCCCGGCTACTGGCTGGCGGACACTCGGCCGCTGGGCGCGAACGACGCGTTCGCGGACGAGGACTGGTCGGACCTGTGGGGGACGGTCGGCTACGAGACCATGCTCGAGGCCGATCCCGACGTGATCCTCCATCTCTGGGGACTCACGCCGAACTACGACATGGCGGCGGTCCGCAGCCAGCTCGCGGACCACGCCGTCGGCAGCCAGCTCTCTGCCGTGCAGAACGATCGGGTGTACCCCGCCGGAATGCGCTATCAGGGCCCCATCATGAACCTCTTCCAGCTCGAAATGGGGGCGAAGCAGCTCTACCCCGAACAGTTCGGCGAGTGGCCGGAGTACACCGACGGGAACCCCTACCCCGAGATCCCCGGCGACGAGCAGCTGTTCGACCGCGATCGCGTGGCGCGCATCGTCACCGGCGATCGGTGA
- a CDS encoding AbrB/MazE/SpoVT family DNA-binding domain-containing protein, whose amino-acid sequence MTDNDETTWPPALWAEQFQEASEQAVERQTEFARQMMTAGTQGPNGLPEFAASSLGTATFKTRVQSGGRISIPDAEREALDIEEGDIVQTVVVPVKRNREDDS is encoded by the coding sequence ATGACCGACAACGACGAGACGACGTGGCCGCCGGCGCTGTGGGCGGAGCAGTTCCAGGAGGCGAGCGAGCAGGCCGTCGAGCGACAGACGGAGTTCGCCCGCCAGATGATGACCGCCGGCACGCAGGGCCCGAACGGGCTCCCGGAGTTCGCGGCGTCGAGCCTCGGGACGGCGACGTTCAAGACCCGCGTCCAGAGCGGCGGACGGATCTCGATCCCCGACGCCGAGCGCGAGGCGCTCGACATCGAGGAGGGCGACATCGTCCAGACCGTCGTCGTGCCGGTCAAACGCAATCGCGAGGACGACTCATGA